In Rutidosis leptorrhynchoides isolate AG116_Rl617_1_P2 chromosome 6, CSIRO_AGI_Rlap_v1, whole genome shotgun sequence, the DNA window AATTTGTGGCATTTAAATTAGGGCATTGATCTTTCACTTTCTTTGAAAATTCTATTACATACATCATACTTTTATTAGTAAAGTACATCGTACGTAGGTTTTAACCTTGCATATCGGTTACGGGTCAAAATTAACTTAGGCGACTTGATTAGTGTCATGTGACTAAAATTTCGGTAAATTTTCAGTTAAATTTTCACCGAAATTGATAAATCCATCACAATTGTATCTTTTAGGTGAATCTATCATTTTCAGTGGTGGATGTATCAATTATAATTTTCATTAAAACGTGATAATTGGTTATAGACTTATAGATGTTGAAGAAGTTAAACGCATGGTGGTGAGAATGAGTGTCAGagttacagtttttatttatttaaaaaatctGTTAATAAAAGATCGATACATTCTTAATACATTTCTCTAATTAATCACTTGGACACAAGCATGAAGCATGGAACGTGTTTAAAATCAATCATCAATATTACACATAAAATGTGAGATCAGTGAGTTTAGTATACCGTATACGCGATAAAactttgaaagtaaactaaatactaCGTCATTGTTTGTAAAATTCAGCCTTTTGAGTTATTAGTGGTTGTGATGATGTGAAATCTTTCTATAAATAGGAATTACGAAGTTTATTTTGATTGTGGGTGGCTTTTATGCACCTAAatttagatatatatgtatatgtatagttggTTATCATTTACTGTATTGTTTTATTGGTGACAAAATATCTTAACTTTTAAATTAATTGTGAACGGGAAGTAGTTAACTGTTGGTCCAAAATAACGTTCATTCATTACAACAAGAACTGTCAATTTTGACTTTCTATCTCTTGTTGAAATCTTGAAATTAGGTCACATCATTGGTGATGTGGATGTAAATGGCATAAATGTGAATGCATTTACGATTTTAATCTGTTTCACTTTATGAACATCTATGGACCGTTACGTTGACTAATCCTCTTGCAAGAATATGAAGTCATTTATTTTGTTGGTGCATTGATGTAGTTTGGGTTGTTGTATGGCAGGGAGACTAGGGGTTGAGTTCAGTTTAGTTTTTTTCTTGATTATGCTTATTTGTTTACTTTTGTATTTATTTTAGCTTTTATGTTCGGTTGTTTTCGGTCTCTTTCGTTGTTGCTTGTTTGTTGGTCTGACTCAATGTTTTTGTGAGTTCTTTTATCTGAAAATTTCTTTTTTATATAGTTCTAATTTTTTtttagatataaaaatataaaatgagcATTCTTACTAGAAAATAACTTGTTTATAATCTTTCTCTGACAACCTCAAAATATGTGAGGTTTGAACTTGAAATATCTTGTGAGCATATTACGCCAATCATTACACATCTTTTGTTGTCATCAGTCactaatttataaattttatcaaccaTGGCATGTTTCTGTTGTTTTAtactacaaattaataataattcatgtCAACAATGTCTAAACCATAGCAACGAAAtacaaaaatttaaaactaaattaGTCTTTCATGACTTCAGCTTTCTGAATGGCATACTTGAGCTCTTTTTGGATACTTAACCTTGAAGGTGAACAAACAATGTCTTTCCAAACTGATCCATTTTCATTTGCTAAATTCGGTTTCTTATAAAGTTCATATATCGAGTCTGCTGTCTCATTCAGCCTTTCTAACGTCTGTAATATCTTTATCTCGTCTGGATCAACCAACAACGTCTTCTCTTTATCCTTCCATCCTATCAACTTTATACATAACAATCCTCGTTAGCGTTTCATGTATTCATATTTACAAAAATCGCTTAATTCTAACATTACGTACCTTTGGTGGTCCTTCTAACGCGTTTGTTAGATATAGTCTTGCATTGTCTACAAGTTGACAGTATGTCACAAACGCGTTTGCAAATCGTTTGTGTGATGTCAACTGTGACCTTACCCTCACAGCTCGGCGGCATATAATGGCTCTCCTGtcaatattaactatattaacaattttttttcttaaaaaagagAAGTTAAAGGTTACAAAAAAGAGTAAAATTTTGCTAACGACAACCCTAAGGGCTGTCATTAACGTGCATTGATTAATTGTACATGGCGGTTAACTATCACTTTCCAAATGTTGGTTATCGAGATGTACAATAATTTAAAGCGTGTTAACGACAGCAGCAAAGTTCAAAAGAGTATTAATTAAAGTGATTATTACCTTATGCCTCTTATGACAGCTAAATAAGGATCACAAACAACACCAACTAGTTCTATCCTGTATGGTCGTCTTCTTTGATTACCATCTATTAACTCACTCTCTTCTTCAAGTTGTTCCCAATAGTTTTCAATAACACTTCCATCTGAATTTACTTTGTAACCGGGCCCCATACGGTAACGTTTACGGTGAACATTTCTTGCCATTGTTATTGTTTGAACAACAAAGGGAACCCACGATAAGGTCCCGTCCATTATCACATCCCTCCCTTCGTTTAGTGCAGTTACAAGGAGCGATGATGCTGCATCCGTAGACGATTGATGCACCTGTAAATTTGTATCTCTTAAATATTGTTACACTACAAAAAACAAATGCTGTATGTCTTGAATATTGTACTTTTGGATGTAACGTTTTAGGGCTTATAGTACATGGATTTGTGCATTGGAATGCACACTTCATCTTGATCCGTTGTGTGTACGCAAATTTCAAATATCTTGTGGTGGCGAAGGAAAAGGTCACTCACGGTATAACCTGGTTAGGCCATGCAAATATGAGTAAAAATATTCCCCTTTGACCTTCTGAATTGGGAAAACCTTATCCGTTTACTGTTCACCATATGTATTTAATGGTAATTTTTATGACGTAAGGTGTCATTTCAACAAAATTACCATTAAATTTTTTAAAAGTTATGTACATACAACAGACAATTGGATACACACTATAGAATTTGGACTAAAGATAATTGTGTTCCCACACACTAATCCTTTAACTAAGTCCACTCTTTGATTATAACCTTGTAACATAAGTCCTTAAGTGTTGGTGCCAAAATCTAGTTGACTAAAAATTTgatcattttatctgatatatgtcTTTTATGTGAACGTTGAATTCGAAAATAAGAACGAGAAAAAGATAGAGGGGCGTGCCAGTTCAGCTGTATGAAGCATGTCATGATGGCCTCTGGAGCTAAGCGCTCGGTAaataacatcagattctttaaacgCGTCCGCTTCTATCACGACAGCATTTGCTGATGCTCCTGCCCAAAATGGTCTGTTCACATTCAACAAAATTATCAAAAGCCTGTAACCTTTATAATTACAACTCATTATCTGATTTTATTGAATGAATATTTTGTAGATTATTTGTCTAATTTAATTCATGTTCAAATGTGTTGCTTACTCTTTAAGAAGGTCTTTAAGAACAGTACTTTTTCCAGCTCCCATACCACCACCCATAAACAAAAGAAGTGGGCTACGGTCTTTGTGGGCCATAGGAACCATAACGTCAGTACACTGCGAATCATCTGCAGTCACAAGGCCTATCGCCTTCATTTCCTCTACCAACGTTGTGAAAACTCTCGCTACTTTCAGGTTCTTTGTCACCCTCTCAAATCTCTGTTCCCTGTCTCATTTCACAAATCGAAATCAAACAATATACATAATTCATTCCCGTTAGAGCAACAAAGGTGTTCGTAAATACTCCCCACCTTATTTTATATGTGTCTCAAAATTATTGTCCACTTGCACAAATAATCACTAAATAAGTAAATAGCGTTGAACTTTCCAATTTACCCCTATTAATCATTCTCAATAACTTATTTATTAAATAATTTAGTCAAATTTTCCTTAAAAAACTGACATTTATTAAAACATATTTTAAATCCAACAAAAATTTATAAGGGGACATTATTTATGAGACGAAGGGAGTATGAAAGTACAAAAGAATGTACCTTGTGGCTTGCATTACTATGTTTTTGAGTTTCTTTTTTGGCTCATGTCCATCAGGACCTAATACCTGAAATTTCAAGATGATTAATCTGTAATAATCAGATGATTACATGCGTAATAATGCGTATAACGGAAAATGTTAACTACCTGACTGATCATAAATGATGCATGGCTCCAATGAAAAGCAAAGTAGCTAAGAATACATCTCTCAAATTCCTCAATCAACTTTATGAACAATGAATCTGCCTGTATATCGTCTGCAAAGAACGAATACATATCTTCCTCGCAACCTTCTTCCTTCCTGATATAATCAGATGCTAATTTGCACAAATACGGGCATTCTCGTGTATCTGGAAACCCCATCTGTCTAGCTGCATTCATTTTGTATAAACGTACGTACAAACATAAACACATATTTCATATTCACAATGttttcttttttaaattaatgttggaATGTTTTTATATACCTACATAATCAGGGAATCTTTCAAGCATCAATGGCTGCCTGGATTTAGAAACTCTGATCCATGGGATGATGATCTTGCTAGACCGAATTTTCCTGAACCGAATGTGCATTACAATAGCGATGATTAAACCGATTGAAGATGCTAGGATGATTTGTACGTATATATTGTCTTCGTCGAAGATTTTGGATAAAAACTCGTCTTGTGATTCAGAAATTATTTCTTCAAATTCCTCCATGTTTGAGATTAGCATTTTCTGTTGCAGGAGAAGAAGGTGACGAAAATGAGAGATTTTTTGGATCTGAATTGAGAAACCAatttatgtattttatttatttgtGTGGTTAAATGTTCGATATTATATTGATTGATCATTTTAGACTTTAAGTTATGTTTGTTTCCCTGTAGTTTATTAATACTTTTGCCATGTGACACATTGGTACAACCATATATACTTAAGAAATATATAAATGTTCAATTCAAGATTatagaaaatatatttttatataagatgGAAGTACTGTTATATAATCAACATTAGGCGTTTTTGGGCGTTTGTCTTGCCATGTACGCGTGGTGAAAGCTACAAACGTCCCGTTATCTGTGGTCAAACCGAATTTATGGATGACATAGTTATACTTTATAGTATTTCATCATTTACTTATCTAAAGCTACACTTCAATTTTAGTTGACATAGTTATGCTAAATGCATGATTTACTTATGATATTATTCTCCTTGGTCATATGACAATGTGTGATGCAACATTTAAAAGGCTTAGCTCATAGAGCATTGCAACATTTGGGTTTCGAAAAATTTCATGGAGTTTCTTTGTTTTAATTTGAGACTTATCAAACACTTTACGCTTATGAGTTACTCGTTGATGGGAAAATAAATCACAAcaggcaatctacaaagcggaaactaacccgtttgacaaacatttcccgacccttatgaacccgtgaggaaactaacaaataaggtataccacaatcaccacaaatcagccccaattctgtcccaaatcagtAAATACgaaataatcaagcacacacaatacacacgagactttttacgtggaaaacctttcaaaatcgagagtaaaaatcaCGGGACTCGTAAGTCACTTAatgttccactatcatcaacaagagagcaatacaataatccttctctagctcaactagaggtatacaacatcatcatactcttgaacaacaataatcaacaagtatatgaaataattaaagacaaaagatgaacaaCACTACCCCAAAAAACTGCTACTGACCCAGCAGCGAAATCACGAGCTACAGGCctttttagacgaattcaacggttgaaaatgttggcactgatgtcaggaagacacaaccCAAATATcgtgaagattcaacggtcggatctccggggatcgtctcttttctggcctgctgtcactgtagacgggaaatgtgtttttcactctttttcttgatctctatCTGATCTGTCTCTCTCTCGTATGAATTGAATACAGCTGCACTTGATTTGAATTAAGATGCCTCTGAtggttgaccaagtcaaacaaccattgggcctaattttgttgggcttgggcttggATAACTTCCACATAAATGGAAACAAataaaacccaacaaatctccccctttccaattatgaggaagagtttgccatcccggcgatcgagcaacgaaccttgagcttctcacttgctaaagcctttgtgaacatgtcgaaaccattatcatcggtattaactttatcaagttcaaacaaaccatcttcaagacgttctctaatccaatgataccgcacatcaatatgttttgtccgcttatgatacataggatttctagccaaatgaatcgcactctcattatcacaaagaaccacatatcgtgattgcttaaacccaaggtcttgtagaaaccttttcatccacaatagttctttgcacgcttctgttgctgccatatattcagcctcggttgtagacaatgcaacacacttttgtaaccttgattgccatgaaactgctccccctgcgaaggtcattaaatatccagaagtggattcatgttatctttgtttcctgccatatctgagtctgtataaccaaaaagcatcggctctccatttccaaatgtgatacccaactttgaagtacctcgtaagtatctcataatccatttaactccttcccaatgcttcttacccggatttgacataaaccgactaacaacacctaccgcatgagctatatcaggcctagtacataccatagcatacatcaagctaccaaccactgaagcatatggaactttgtccatctcctcaacatcctcctttgaagtagggaAATCTCTATCTGTTACCTTAAAGTTgttagtaagaggggaactaaccactttagcattctccatgttgaatctactaagcaccttttcaatgtattgctcttgtgatatatgtaacgccttagcacctctatctctagaaatacgaatgccaagaatctgttttgctggccctaagtctttcatagcaaaagacttgctcaattctcgtttcaactgcgcaattcttttaatattttttaccaacaattaacatatcatcaacgtataaaatcatcaacgtataacaacaatatgatgaaatcatcatcaccaaacctatGAAAGAAAAAACAATGATCTGAATTTGTCTTTTgatagccttgctttcctataaccgactcaaactttttataccactgtctcggtgcttgcttcaacccatatagacttttctgaagtctacaaacataatcttctttacccttaacccgaaaaccttcaggttgcatcatgtagatttccttatccaaatcaccgtgaagaaaagcagtcttgacatccatctgttcaacctcaagatcaagactagcagctaacccaagaaccactcgaatagatcacatcttcacgaccggagagaaaatctcatcaaaatcaataccctttttctggttgaatcctttaacgactaacctagctttgtaccttggttgtgaagtaagctcttctatcttcactttgaatacccatttgtttcccaaagctctcttgcctttaggtaacttcaacagctcataagtattgttctcatgtaaggaattcatctcatcttgcatggcttcaccctactctttcttatgctcatctttcatagcttctgcataacactctggctctcccccatcagtgagTAGTACATattcatcagcagaatatctaacagaaggatgacagTCTCGGGTAGTCCGCCTAAGTaggacaaatgggggcacatctggtactggaatctctacctgctccagagcataatcatcatcaatactatgttcatcattatgaacatcatctctaacatgttgtggagtaactggatccaaatcaacaagatcagcactaggttgaggaactgaatctgtcttatcaacatcttttaacatctgatcttctgtaaacacaacatcttggcttcgtacgagtttcttcggaactggatcatataacctgtacccaaaatcatcttcaccataaccTAGGAATatacatggcttagtcttcatatcaagctttgacct includes these proteins:
- the LOC139853885 gene encoding calmodulin calcium-dependent NAD kinase-like gives rise to the protein MEEFEEIISESQDEFLSKIFDEDNIYVQIILASSIGLIIAIVMHIRFRKIRSSKIIIPWIRVSKSRQPLMLERFPDYVARQMGFPDTRECPYLCKLASDYIRKEEGCEEDMYSFFADDIQADSLFIKLIEEFERCILSYFAFHWSHASFMISQVLGPDGHEPKKKLKNIVMQATREQRFERVTKNLKVARVFTTLVEEMKAIGLVTADDSQCTDVMVPMAHKDRSPLLLFMGGGMGAGKSTVLKDLLKEPFWAGASANAVVIEADAFKESDVIYRALSSRGHHDMLHTAELVHQSSTDAASSLLVTALNEGRDVIMDGTLSWVPFVVQTITMARNVHRKRYRMGPGYKVNSDGSVIENYWEQLEEESELIDGNQRRRPYRIELVGVVCDPYLAVIRGIRRAIICRRAVRVRSQLTSHKRFANAFVTYCQLVDNARLYLTNALEGPPKLIGWKDKEKTLLVDPDEIKILQTLERLNETADSIYELYKKPNLANENGSVWKDIVCSPSRLSIQKELKYAIQKAEVMKD